The genomic stretch TTGTTATTATGGAAATTCCGAAGCAACTAATGCAAGCGATGGTGATAATACATTTATTTTCTTTGATGATTTCGAAAATACGACTGATTTTAATCAAGGTTCTTTGTCGATTTCGTTTACTACAACGGATGTGAAAACAGGTAATTATGCAATTAAGGCAGAAGGTAATCAATCATATAAGACTAAAACAATAGATCAAAATTCTGGCAGGAATAGAATTTTCGAAACTTGGGTAATGTTAAAGGCTTCTTCTAATACATCACTTGCTGGTATTCAAATTGCACAACCATCTACTGAAGCAAATGGTTATCAATTTATACTTGATCAAAGATCTTCATATAAAGATATTCAGATTCGAAAAGACCATGCATCTGAACCTCTTTTGGCAAGTGGTTCAAAACAAGGGGAATTATCTGAAGATATTTGGTATTTTTTAAAAGTTATATGGAAAGATAATGGAGATTTGATTTTTTATGTTTATAATTCAGATAATTCATTATTTGAATCAATCAATGTTAATGATGGTTCTTATACAGATGGTCATTTTGGGATATTTGCATATGAAAATGCAGTATTCGATACATATCGTGTTCGTAAGTATGTTAGTCCAGAACCAAGTTTTTCTTCTTCGGAACAAGAAGAATATGTATATTCGAGTAGTTATTCTTGTGATGTATGTATTTTGAAGCATCAAACTTCTGATTATTCTGTTGATATATGTATAGTAAAAGAAGGATGGCTTCCTTATAATTTTAGAAGACAGATAACTATAGATAATACATCAAATTCTAATAATCTTGCAGATTATCAAGTAAAAATAGTTTTAAATTCTAGTAATTTTAACTTTAATCATGCTAAAGATGATGGTACAGATATTGCATTTGCTGATTCTGATGGAACTACTCCATTACATTTTTGGAGAGAAAAATGGGATAAAAATAATCAAGAAGCCATTCTTTGGGTAAAAGTTCCTTCTATTCCAGCTTCTTCTACTAAGACTATTTATCTTTATTATGGAAGTTCTAATGCCAATGATTTAAGTAATGGCGATAACACATTTATTTTCTTTGACGATTTTGATGGTTCGGACATTGATACTAATAAATGGACTTTTGTTCAAGGTAGTCAAGGAAATGGAAATTATTCTGTAGTAAATAGTATTTTAACTTGGACACATCTTCCGTTTGGAATTAAACATACTCACGATTCATTATCTCATGCTGCATTACGTGCACGATATTATCAATTGAATCCTACCAGTCATGGTTCTGGTTTGTATTGGTGGAATGGAAATAATTTGATATTTAAAATATGGCGAGATAGTTATGATAAACTTGCTATATATGATACTGATGGAAATGAGTATGATGTTGGTGATAACTTAACTTCTTGGGGTATTCTTGAATTTATTAAGGATCAAAGTGATAATCTTAAAATTAATTTAAATGGTTCACAACAAGGTAGTTCTTATGTTAATACGTATGATTTGACTAGTTTGAATTTAGGAAATCGAACTCAAAGC from bacterium encodes the following:
- a CDS encoding DUF2341 domain-containing protein, coding for MNFWVEKVEGTSPNRIAYCWVKISDNLDNNVDIYCYYGNSEATNASDGDNTFIFFDDFENTTDFNQGSLSISFTTTDVKTGNYAIKAEGNQSYKTKTIDQNSGRNRIFETWVMLKASSNTSLAGIQIAQPSTEANGYQFILDQRSSYKDIQIRKDHASEPLLASGSKQGELSEDIWYFLKVIWKDNGDLIFYVYNSDNSLFESINVNDGSYTDGHFGIFAYENAVFDTYRVRKYVSPEPSFSSSEQEEYVYSSSYSCDVCILKHQTSDYSVDICIVKEGWLPYNFRRQITIDNTSNSNNLADYQVKIVLNSSNFNFNHAKDDGTDIAFADSDGTTPLHFWREKWDKNNQEAILWVKVPSIPASSTKTIYLYYGSSNANDLSNGDNTFIFFDDFDGSDIDTNKWTFVQGSQGNGNYSVVNSILTWTHLPFGIKHTHDSLSHAALRARYYQLNPTSHGSGLYWWNGNNLIFKIWRDSYDKLAIYDTDGNEYDVGDNLTSWGILEFIKDQSDNLKINLNGSQQGSSYVNTYDLTSLNLGNRTQSNVYDTSDFKFDWILVRKYIDPEPSSTIGDEQTVKEINYSIDAILYGLKKTILVDSLLEGLNSLAYNIDVIIKKIEKLYNIDILLEKTQFLNYDVDILIKKLCYQYYNIDILLELLKSSIYTLDILIKELRQFGYGLDILLQKIVFNNYSIDLILSKVGQLQYSIDLILQKEEEVEFQYNLDILLRNVLNFAYQIDILLKSLKSIVWSIDVFLKQLRFTSYDVDSVFSELLSDSYNVDVLLKQLKSFIYNIDLLLKQLQFANYNIDSLLGQLQSFAYIIDIILEIIGKQISIDALFLQINEIRYSTDILLFQRLKFAPCKLTLDYSKYNLNLNYSKYNLNLDFQCNEFNLNFACQEES